The following DNA comes from Miscanthus floridulus cultivar M001 chromosome 5, ASM1932011v1, whole genome shotgun sequence.
agcctttaagtcccaaacaagttggggtaggttagagttgaaacccagcagaaacaatcaaggttcaggcacgtgaatagctgtcttccaagcactcctatctaaggctaagtctttgggtatattccatcctttcaagtctccttttatttccTCTACCCAAgccaacttcggtcttcctctgcctctcttcacgttactatcttgGCTtatgattccactacgcaccggtgcctctggaggtctccgttggacatgtccaaaccatctcataTCAGTAAATCATCCGAAAGAGGTGGCCCATATTTAAATAAAACACACATGAACTCGGCATAGACAACAGACATAGAGGACACACGGCAAAACACAACACACTTAATTCTTACGTTGGTGGATTTCACTTCCGCATAATCTTGCTGAATAGATGTTGCTTTTCGACGTAAAACCTGCAATCAATACAATTTATAATTATTTAAATCTTGCTGAATAGATGTTGCTTTTCGACGTAAAACCTGCAATCAATACAATTTATAATTATTTAATATAGGTAGAAATGATGGTAGCTATAACTAAAAAAACTGGAATTAGAAATGATGGCTATGACAATAGCAGGTACAACCAAAACCACAAAAGTTAGCACAAAGTTCCTTCACATGAATAAACAAAAGTTGAAGTCAGTGGAGTGAACCTGAACTACAACTTCAAAATTGAGATCTCGGATCTCCTTGTACAACTTAtcgctgaaaagaaaaagacacCAATGTAAATGCATAGCTCCAAATACAGCAAAATATCCTGTAAAAATGCAAGCCTATGTACAATAAGACAATTGCACACATATATTTGCACTATCTACAGTCACAAATAAGTACCAGTCTCTATCCAATAAATTTGTACGAAAGTAGTTTTCATGAAAAGCCAACTGGTACATTTCCACATAGCCAATCTAAGTACTCATGAAGGTAAGTTGATCAGACATCAGAAGTTTGATTGCAGACATTTTGCACCATCAAACTTTTGCCAACTTCAAAAACTAAGAAATCCATTAATAACAATTATCTCAACTTTCTAGATCCAAAAGTTTCAAAACTGTGCAAAACAAACCATAAGTATCTTGATAATGACAAGGATGCCAATAGAGTAGCTAAGAATAAAAAACTAAATAAAAAAGGTACAATGCTGGGTTACAAAATATTCGTTGGCACAAAGCAAATTTACAATTTAGTAACATGCACTCTCTCAATAACAAATACTAGAATATGGCCACGCATTGCTGCGGGGATTGCAGAGAATTTGAAATAAAATTAAATGGAGATGATGTGGATAGCTTCCAATTGAGAGGTTGAAAGTTAGTGGGATGACATGGCTATTAGAgggagatgatgtggatagttagTGGGGATGATGTGGATGGCTTGCATGATGACATAGACTTGTAGTGAGGATTAGCTTTATCAAGATATAGATCAGTCATTTAGGACAGCTAAAAAGGTTTGACTTATGGCAGATCTAAAACAATTCATATTTGTGACCAgaattatttcaaaatttaaaGAGCAGATTAATAGTCGCTAACTGAGGCAGGGAATTTACCTTGAATTCAGTGGAACCTTAACCTTTTTCCCATCTTGTTGAGCTCCAATGATGCTTGCATCAACTTCCACTGAACCGTTATTAATTTGTAGCATCTGTAGAATATTACATGATCCTAGATATTTAAATTCAAACAATTTGAGATTCTATATCACTGTAGCAATGCAGCAGGTTTAGGGTTTACAAAATGGATGATATATCATTTGTATGTATCGATTGCATTTATTTAGGCCAGAAAGAATGTTTCAGGACCTATCATGCAGTGATGATGGGCGTGTTTGGATTGAGGCACTAGGAGCACTACCTGGGCCAGGCAGCACTGCTCAGGAGCCAACCAAAGAGCCCCTAGACAATGCCACCATATTTAGAGTTACTTTCAAGTCATAAAGAACAACAGACAAAAAGAAGACAAGGTCTAATTAAGAAAAAGTCTTAGGCAACACTTCCCTGCTGCAAACAGAGCAGGTCAGCATGCAGCTGTGTATGCATTTCTAGATAAACTAAGATTACTGGATCATTATGTGCAATCTAGTAGCGGATATTTACTGAAACAGCATCATAGTAACAAATGTAATTAACAATACAAGAGTAGAAGCAACAGAACAATGAGAAATATTACATCCTCTCTCTACACTCAAGTTGAAAAACACAAAGCAAATTAGCCATTATATAATGGCTAGATGCTTTCATAGATAGTTCTGGAGTGCCAAATAGGCCACGTccgatgtcatgtggggccagaAGTACTCAAGGCGCCGGCGCGCCAGGGATGTGCGGCGAGCGGCAGAGCGCGCTGACCGCGCGTGTGCGCGGGAGAACCGGGCCGAGCCAGCCATTAGTGGCTAAGAGGAAGGATAGGATTAGTTGCTGTTTTTGATCCATAATTCTAGGAGCGCATGGCGCTAGTTTGTTTTGGGCCTGAGGCCATTAATATTGTACTCGGTGACAATCGGAAGGATTAAGCAAGAAATTATTCCCTAAACCTATCTCTCTCTCTACTCAATTAAGCCTGCGGCGGAGGGGAaaaacctcgccggagaagacggatCGCGGCTACGAATTACGTAGTTGAGGTCCAGCTACCCAAGGGTTTgaggcccttgacaacctggtatcacgttCCAGAAGATCCTCGCCGTCCCGTTCCTCTTCACCATCCGACGCCGCCAATCCCCCACCACCACAGCCACCAGCCCCCCTGTCCCCGTCTTCGGCTTCCGCTTCCACCGCCTCATCTGCCGCTGCCATGGGCGATGCCGACCAGATCAAAAGCCTCACCGACGCCATGAAGGAACTGCAggcctccgtcgcggcgaatgCCAAGGCCATCGCCTCCCTCACGGCCGACCGCATGTCGTCCTCGGGCTCCAAGACGGCCTTCGGCGAGCACCACAACGACCGGCCGCCGAAGTTCTAGAAGATGGACTTCCCCAAGTACGatggcacgaaggatccactCGTCTTCATCAACCGTTGCGAGTCATACTTCCACCAGCAGCGGATCATGGAGGAAAAGGTGTGGATGGCTTCTTACAATCTCGACGACGAGGCGCAACTCTGGTACATGCAGGTGCAGACGGATGAGGGCACGCCGTCGTGGCGCCGCTTCACCGAACTCCTCAACATGAGGTTCGGGCCGCCACTGCGATCTGCTCCACTCTTCGAACTCGCCGATTGCCGCCGCACCGGGACCGTCGCGGAGTACCAGGCACGTTTCCAGGCGCTCCTGCCCTGCGCTGGCCCCCTGGAAGAACTTCAACGAGTCTAGCTGTTCACGGGGGGCCTCCTCCCGCCACTCAGCCTCGCCGTCCAAGTACACAACCCGCAGTCGCTTGCTGCAGCCATGAGTTTGGCACGTCAGATGGAACTCATGGAGCAGTATACTCCTGCGCCGCCGAGAGCGGCTGGCCGCGGCGTTCTCCCGGCGCCAGCACCGCGCCTCGCCCTGCCGGCCCCCAAAGCCCCGGCGCCCAACGTCACCGTCGAAGGCCGGCCGGTGAAACGCCTGACTCAGGCCGAGCAGGACAAGCGCCGTCGCCTTGGCCTGTGCTTCAACTGCGATGAGCAGTACAGCCGTGGCCACAACAAGGTCTGCAAACGCTTGTTCCTTTTGGACAGCAtcgtggacgacgacgacgacgacgccggcGGCGAGGACACGCCGGACCCGGAGGCCCCGGTGTTCTCCCTCCATGCGGTGGCCGGCGTTCCCAGTGGCAACACGTTGCTGCTTCGCGTGACCCTGGGCGCTGCCTCCCTCGTCGCGCTCGTCGACACCGGGTCCAGCCACAACTTCATCAGGGAAGCCGCGGCGTCGCGCACGGGTCTGGCCGTCCAGCCACGCCCTCGCCTCACAGCAACGGTGGCCAACGGCGAGAAGGTTCCCTGCCCCGGCGTTCTCCGTCGCGCAGCCATCTCCATCGACGGCTTGGCGTTCCACGTCGACCTGTACGTGATGCCCCTGGCCGGGTATGATATGGTCTTGGGTACACAGTGGATGGCTACCTTGGGTCGTATCGCCTGGGACTTTTCTGTAGGGACCATGGCGTTCAAACGGCTGGGCCGCGACATCTGCTGGCGCGGGCTGGAGGCATCGGCCGCACAGGGCGTATCTGCCCCCACGGCCGCGGGGCTGGACGCGAGTCGGGACGTGCCCGCGGCGACCAACTCGGTCGCGCCGACCCCCGACGCACCGGTTCAGGCGCGCCCGCTGCTCGACGCTGTCCTGTCCTCCTTCGTCGACGTGTTCGTGGAACCCCGCGGACTGCCACCCCAGCGTGGCCGCGACCACGCCATCCGCCTCCTCCCGGGCGCCGCACCGGTGGCCGTCCGCCCGTACCGCTACCCGGTCGCGCACAAGGATGAATTGGAGCGGCAGTGCGCCGCCATGATGGAGCAAGGGCTCGTCCGCCGCAGCACGTCGGCATTCTCGTCCCCGGTCCTTCTCGTTAAGAAGGCCGACGGGTCATGGCGGTTCTGCGTCGACTACAGAGCCCTCAACGCCATCACCGTCAAGGATGCGTACCTGATCCCGGTGGTCGACGAGCTGTTGGACAAGCTGCACGGTGCCAggttcttcaccaagttggaccTTCGTTCGGGCTACCACCAGGTCCGCATGAACCCCGACAACAtcgccaagacggcgttccgcacacaCGACGGCCTCTACGAGTTCCTTGTGATGCCAttcgggctgtgcaacgccccCGCCACATTTCAGGCGCTCATGACCGACATTCTGCGCGTCTTCCTCCGCCGGTTTGTCCTTGTGTTTTTTGATGACATACTCATCTACAGCTCCACTTGGGCGGACCACTTGCGCCATCTTCGAGCCGTCCTCCTCGTCCTGCGGCAGCACCGGCTCTTCATCAAGCGCTCTAAGTGCGCGTTCGCCGTCGACTCCATCTCCTACCTAGGGCACATCATTAGTGCAGCGGGCGTCGCCATGGACCCTTCAAAGGTGCAGGCGGTCATGGATTGGCCGCAACCGCGGTCGGCGCGCGTGGTCCGGGGCTTCCTCGGCCTTgcgggctactaccgcaagttcgtccacGACTACGGCATCATCGCCGCGCCCCTCACGGCGCTCACTAAGAAGGACGGGTTCAGCTGGTCCGAGGAGGCCGCCGCAGCGTTCCAGGCACTCAAGCAGGCCGTCACCTCCGCCCCAGTCCTCACCCTGCCGGACTTCGACAAGCCGTTCGTCGTTGAGTGTGACGCCTCCACGTACGGGTTCGGCGCGGTGCTCCTCCAGGACAAGCACCCGCTGGCCTTCTTCAGCCGGCCTGTGGCACCTCGTCACCGCGCTCTCGCTGCCTACGAGCGGGAATTGATCGGCCTCGTCCTCGCCATTCGTCATTGGCGGCCGTACCTTTGGGGGCGCCGGTTCGTGGTGCGCACCGATCACTTCAGCCTCAAGTATCTCCTCGACCAGCGCCTGGCGACCATCCCACAACACCACTGGGTGGgcaagctcctcggcttcgacttcAGCGTGGAGTACAAGCCGGGCGCTTCCAACACGGTGGCGGACGCACTGTCTCGCCGCGACACCGAAGAGGGAGCGGTGTTGGCTGTCTCAGCACCCCGCTTCGACTACATCAGCCGTCTCCGCCAGGCCCAGTCCACGGACCCCGCACTAGTCACCATCCGTGACGCGGTCCTGGCTGGTTCCCGTGGCGCGCCGTGGGGGCTGCGCGACGGCATGGTCACGTTCGGCTCCAGACTCTACGTCACGCCGTCCTCCCCGCTGCTTCATGAGGTGCTGGCTGCCGTACACGCAGACGGCCACGAGGGGGTGCAGCGCACGTTGCACCGGCTCCGCCGCGACTTCCACTTCCCCGACATGCGTCGCGTGGTGCAGGACTTCGTACGTGCTTGTGACACGTGCCAGCGGTACAAGTCTGAACACCTCCATCCCGCCGGCCTCCTCCTACCCCTGCCGGTACCCACGGCGGTCTGGAGTGACCTCGGCCTGGACTTCGTGGAGGCCCTCCCCCGTGTGGGTGGGAAGTCGGTGATCCTAACGGTGGTGGACCGCTTTAGCAAGTATTGTCATTTCATTCCGTTGGCTCACCCCTACACTGCAGAGTCCGTGGCGCAGGCGTTCTTCGCGGACATTGTGCGCCTCCATGGCGTTCCCCAGTCCTTGGTGTCGGACCGGGACGTCGTGTTCACCTCAACATTCTCGAAGGAACTTATGCGGCTCATGGGCACCAAATTGCACATGACGACTGCCTTTCATCCGCAGTCCGACGGACAATCTGAGGCGGCCAACCGAGTTATCGTCATGTACCTACGTTGCTTCACCGGCGATCGTCCCCGGCAATGGGTTCGCTGGCTCCCGTGGGCAGAGTACCTCTACAACACCGCCTACCAGACGTCGTTGCGGGACACGCCCTTCAGGGTGGTCTACGGCCGCGACCCGCCTACCATCCGGTCTTATGAACCGGGCGAGACTCGCGTGGCGGCCGTCGCCCGGACCATGGCGGACAAGGAGTTCCTGGCTGATGTACGCTACCGCCTGGAGCAGGCGCAGGCCGTCCAAAATAAGTATTACGACAAGCTGCACCGCCCCGTCACTTATGCAGCAGGCGACCTGGTGCTTCTTTGCCTCCGTCATCGTGCACCGGCCTCCTTGCCCCAGGTCAGCAAAGGCAAATTGAAGCCCCGTTTCTACGGACCGTACCGCATCGTCGAGCTCATCAACCCTGTCGCTGTTCGCCTCGAGCTTCCTCCGCGTGCCAAGctgcatgatgtgtttcatgtgggCCTCCTCAAGAAATTTGTTGGCCCGGTACCAGCTGCTCCTCCTGCCTTGCCGGACATTCATCATGGAGCCGTCCAACCGGAGCCAGAGCTCGTCGTGCGGTCACGCCTCGCTCGTGGCGTTCAACAAGTGCTAGTCCAGTGGAAGGGTGAAACAGCGGCTTCTGTGACATGGGAGGACCTCGACACCTTCCAGGAGCGCTACCCAgcgttccagctcgaggacgagctggctCTCGAGGGGGggggagatgtcatgtggggccagaAGTACTCAAGGCGCCGGCGTGCCAGGGATGTGCGGCGAGCGGCAGAGCGCGCTGACCGCGCGTGTGCGCGGGAGAACCGGGCCGAGCCAGCCATCAGTGGCTAAGAGGAAGGATAGGATTAGTTGCTGTTTTTTATCCATAATTCTAGGAGCGCATGGCGCTAGTTTGTTTTGGGCCTGAGGCCATTAATATTGTACTCGGTGACAATCGGAAGGATTAAGCAAGAAGTTATTCCCTAAACCTATCTCTCTCTCTACTCAATTAAGCCTGCGGCGGAGGGGAaaaacctcgccggagaagacggatCGCGGCTACGAATTACGTAGTCGAGGTCCAGCTACCCAAGGGTTTGAGGCCCTTGACATCCGATATGCATCTGAGCACAACAATAGTGGATCATGAAATCGTTCATTTGACCATGACATTCTATTGTGTGTTAAAAAAAGGATGTTTCAGACATATTTTCTTTCTCGAACATACAGGAGCGCTGCATATATttgtattaattttttttttctcgaatacgaaGGAGAGCTTCGTATCTTGGTAttatagagagaaagaaccagccccttacaatcaccaccaGCTCACTCCGAGACGAGCCATGAGGGGTTGAATTTTACATGAACAGGACTTACTCTAAAGAAACATGGGAGAGATGAGACCTGACCCAGAAAGAGCGAGGAAACAAACTAAGACAGCCCCAGCTCATCTCCCTGACCTTGACCTAACGCTCTCAGACTTTCAGCTCCAGCAAGACACCAGAGGTGTTGCTCTTCTCTGAACATCCAGAGGTCATTGATGCACAGCCGCGCGCCATCAAAAAACACATGAATTATGGTGTTTCCAGATTACCCAGGCACCCAAAATGACAATCGAGTTCAACCCTTTTCTTGTATCTTTCTGAATCTTTTTCACTGCTTTTCTCCACCAATCTGAGAAAGCGAAATACAACAACCCACTTTGTCTCACTTAGGAGAACAAAGGGGCTACAGCTGAGGTTTCAGATTTTGACAGCCTCACCACCTAACACTTTTTACTGctattttgtattattattaattaggctaataaaaatgttaaaaggCATTCTGGAAGACTTTTTGTTGACAGATCTGCTGGTATTACATTTATAAGACCATTCCAAATACTTTTCTGTATATCAATGTTGAAAGTAGGGCCTCTTTGGTGCGGCTCCAGCCCCAAACAGTTCCAGACAGAGCCACACCAAATGGCTTCACGATAAAAGTGCTTCTGGCCTGGGTGACAAAGGAGCCGAAGCGGTTTTCTAGGCGAAGCTGCTTTCTAGGTGCCCCTGCTCCGGCTCTGCCTTCTGCGGTGGCGCAGTGGAGCTGGAGCGGCACCAAACAGGCTCTTAATAGTCACATGAAGTTTGCCAGAGATAACATAATAGATTTAATGACTAAAGAGTTTTCGGTGGTCTTTGGTGACTTAACTGCATTGGCACTGCAAAAAAAATGTTTAATCAAGGATGATCTCAGATCAGCCTTTTGTTTTTGGCTAGATGCTTACAGTTAATTCCCGTTGTAAGTTTGTACTGTTTTAATTCCTTTTAAATATATAAAATGAAGTGCTGTGGGGATCTCCCCCACAGTTTTTGCCTTCAAAACAAAAATTGTTTAATCCTAACAGACATGCTGAAATCTGAACAGAGGATCTAGTGGAGGAGTCAGAAAGATGTATGCAGCAATCAACTTTTTTCTTGTTGGTAAAAGAAAGGGAATTATACAATGTTTCTTGTTGGTTCCATCTTTAGATAAAGCAACATTAGAACGTCATACAGATGCAGGTTCATAGTTCTACGATGACTTTACCATGGTTAACAGAAAACAGAAACAGATCACATGCTCATGAATTTAAGCCAGGATGGAAAGATTCTATAGCCTACCTCATCCAACAAGCCTTCATACGTCAACTGAGAGCACATTGGTGTCACCATGTCCACCTGAATGGAAATAAAATTAGAACAAATAAGAAAAACTATAATACATCAAAACAGTATCACACCTGATATCACTGTAAAATGTATCACTTAATGACTTAAAGAAAAACGCATGGTCAAAACAGAAGACAAGAAGCACTAAATGATTGTTTTCAGAAATGAAAATCACAGTGCAAATAGAACATAATAGAATGTGTACCTCTCTGTCTAGCAGAATAACAGTGTTTATCTCCGGAATCCCCATCTAAGACACCACAAAGAAAAAAAGATGGAACTAGTCAGGTTCAAATAAATTTAGAAACTTGAGTCACAGAAGCAAAACATCAGTTGGTCTTACATCATCCATGTTGACTGGATCCTCTAGTTGCATATTATTCAACAACTCTGCAGCTTTGGTTGACGCCACACCCTTAGCCCTAACATTCGGGATAACTCCAAAGGCAAACTGGCAAAATATGCAGTAATAAGCACAAATGCATAGTTTCAAGAATCTTATAAGTCAGTACAACAAAATACAACAGGGTGTTATGTCTTCCACTTAATGAATAGTCAACTTGAGATTTTCAATATTTCTAAAATTGGTACATACTCTGTACTCGTGTCGATTTAATACCTCAGGCACAAATGCATgcattagggcctgtttggttggtgGCCTGGGCCAGCCAACACCATCCAGCCCCAGGCCACCAAAAATGCTTTCCTAGGGTCCAATCCAAACAGGCCACTAGTATAAGAAGACATAGGTACCTCTAATTTATGGATCGCTTTAGCAACATGCCAGATAGAACTTGTGTCTCCTTCAATAAGGCATTCCTATAAAATCACAAGGGCTAAAATGAGATTCAGAATATCAGAAGACAAATGCTAGATATATGCAATAGTACCTGCAAAGAATGGTCAAGTTCAAGAGACAGGACATCGTCATCCAATGGAACTAGATATAAGGGATATTCTCCGAATGTCAGTTTCTGATGGACTTTCTCTTCCTCCAGGATCTGTAGATGCCAAGTAAAACAGTTCTTAGAAGCCATCTTCCAATCACAAACATGTTTTATTTCCATTCATCTTCATGGCAGCAGAAAAAGAAAGACACAGATCGTCTTCAAGGTATCTCATTTATTCTTAAAACATTAACATACATATATGCAAAACAATAATGTAAAGTCATGATCAAACCAAATAATATTTCAGGCCTGATACGCACCATGTATGagaatcatatatatatagtacaaaCAGGACACAGCCAATGCTTAGCATGACAAATACAATACACAAGGTGCTGTTGTTGAACTCGTGTCTAAGCATAGCCTAAGGTCAAAGGCATAAACTGATGGACTAGCTCCAGCCTGCCAAGTGCCAATTTCTGGAACCTATAGAAACCAATTTTCAACTAGACTCAGTGATATCTACTCATTCAAGCAAAACTATAATTGATTGAATGCATGAACATACAAGAATCAGAAGGTTCAAGGATACATGTCCATCTAACTGCGAAACGGTTATTACTTTGAGTTTCATTTTATTactaaattcaaatttaaatataAATTTAGAACAACTCAATAGATCTGAGCATTGCAAACTATTCTACAGCACCCATACACAATATAGAACCCACTAGTGGATTAGTTCAAACATGAAAAGAATAGCAGATACCTTCTCACAAGCAACGGTGCGGCGAGGTACAAAGTAAAGGAAGTATTCCCTCTGGAGCCCTTTAGGTTCATCGTTCTTAATTTGACTTGCAATGAACTTCATGAAGCTCAGCTGAGAGCACACAAGATATATGATTTTTGGGCATTCCGTCTGCAGGGGTTCGGGGGAGAGAATCCGCAATTCCGCGCCATACTCCTGATAAGCAGAATAAAGGGCGCAATGAGctaagaaactctggaaattaaACAGATGAACCGGGGTACACGCTGTGGCATAGCCTAGACCTTGACATATgatatatataaaatataaaaTGTACAAGCAAAGAATATTACTGTAACACAGAGTTATTAAAGATAACCAGACAAGACTAGCATACACATAGTGTCATCAAACCTTCAGCAGCGATGTCTGCACAATCAGTGACAGAGTCCCAGCGAGCTTAGGATCAATGACCAAGCACTTCTTCCCCCTTATCTGGTACGCATCACAAAGGAAACCAAACTTCTCAGTTTAGTATCAAAACAACAAGACCACCGGAGATCATGGTTATAACGAGCAACGTGAGACAGGAAACACACATTTTTTAGGATGCCGAGCAGGTCCTTCTGCGACTGCTCCCTACAAACAGATCGAATAAGCCTGTCAGAATCCAGATGCGTAACAGATAGGAGGAGGCGAGCTAATGAGACGGTTCACGATGGTGGGGGCACCTGAGGGCCGCAAGGTTGAGCGGCGC
Coding sequences within:
- the LOC136450048 gene encoding vacuolar protein-sorting-associated protein 33 homolog is translated as MAQIPNLDNAPLNLAALREQSQKDLLGILKNIRGKKCLVIDPKLAGTLSLIVQTSLLKEYGAELRILSPEPLQTECPKIIYLVCSQLSFMKFIASQIKNDEPKGLQREYFLYFVPRRTVACEKILEEEKVHQKLTFGEYPLYLVPLDDDVLSLELDHSLQECLIEGDTSSIWHVAKAIHKLEFAFGVIPNVRAKGVASTKAAELLNNMQLEDPVNMDDMGIPEINTVILLDREVDMVTPMCSQLTYEGLLDEMLQINNGSVEVDASIIGAQQDGKKVKVPLNSSDKLYKEIRDLNFEVVVQVLRRKATSIQQDYAEVKSTNTQSVSELKDFVRRLHSLPEIARHVHLAQHLQLFTGKPSFHARLDIEQTILEVQNFEICFEYIEEMIHKQEAIENVLRLLVLLSLTNAGLPKKNFDYLRREILHSYGFEHMHLLYNLEKAGLLKRQESRSNWVGITRALQLIVDINDTANPTDISYIFSGYAPLSIRLVQHAVRSGWWSIEELLKLLPGPHLDLKRGGLTINSSPEVHPGLGAQQSIDRVGHRSLVLVVFIGGVTFAEIAALRFLSAQEGMGYDFLIATTKVVNGNTILRPIIANSKEGMM